One part of the Vicia villosa cultivar HV-30 ecotype Madison, WI linkage group LG6, Vvil1.0, whole genome shotgun sequence genome encodes these proteins:
- the LOC131614676 gene encoding uncharacterized protein LOC131614676 yields MRGKFRKNAILGLNMGGGRRLMEVIDIKEEVKNHFWKRFFEPVLNISVLDWAAFNSLSNANRSFLEAPFLLEDVREVMWLSSCDKSSGPDGFSLGFFRKCWVFMKDEVGNFVNEFHKNRFLPKAVTASFIALIPKTDNPQGIDEFRPICLAGCLYRLISKLLVSRLKVVIKKLVSSSQTTFIEGRQMVDGVLVLNEVLDYAKRFKKECLVVKVDSENDFDYVS; encoded by the coding sequence ATGAGAGGAAAATTTAGGAAGAATGCTATTTTGGGTCTCAACATGGGGGGTGGTAGGAGGCTTATGGAGGTAATTGATATTAAAGAGGAGGTCAAGAATCATTTTTGGAAGAGGTTTTTCGAACCGGTTCTTAATATATCGGTTTTGGATTGGGCGGCTTTCAATTCTTTGTCGAATGCGAATAGATCTTTTCTTGAAGCTCCCTTTCTTTTGGAGGATGTTAGAGAGGTTATGTGGTTAAGCAGTTGTGATAAGAGTTCGGGTCCGGATGGTTTTTCTCTTGGTTTTTTTAGAAAGTGTTGGGTGTTTATGAAGGATgaggttgggaattttgttaatGAGTTTCATAAGAACAGGTTTCTTCCTAAAGCAGTTACAGCTTCCTTTATTGCTTTGATTCCTAAGACGGATAATCCGCAAGGCATTGATGAGTTTAGGCCTATTTGTCTTGCGGGTTGTTTGTATCGTCTCATTTCAAAGCTTTTGGTATCTAGATTGAAAGTGGTTATTAAGAAGTTGGTTTCTTCTTCTCAAACGACATTCATTGAAGGGAGGCAAATGGTGGATGGGGTTTTGGTTTTGAATGAGGTGTTGGATTATGCTAAAAGGTTCAAGAAGGAATGTTTAGTGGTGAAGGTGGACtctgaaaatgattttgattatgTGTCTTAG
- the LOC131614677 gene encoding uncharacterized protein LOC131614677: MGFGLKWLFYMEATFFSSSLSILVNGSSAGDFMASRGIRQGDMLSPFLFLLVAEGLARLMRNTCECGSFRGFHFKDLIHFEMLQFADDTVLICDGSWSNLWCIKAILRCFKFASGLCINLCKSSIFGLNLKDAFLDAASGVLTLEIRKVLFLFLDIPLGTNHRRKDTWYLVISKLRSRISSWNGKNLYLGGKGCGWSMQSLGGRGGLVSQERFL; this comes from the exons ATGGGTTTTGGTCTTAAGTGGTTGTTCTACATGGAAGCGACGTTTTTTTCTAGTTCGTTATCGATTTTGGTGAATGGTAGTTCTGCGGGTGATTTTATGGCATCTAGAGGGATTAGACAAGGTGATATGTTATCTCCATTTTTATTCTTGCTAGTGGCGGAAGGGTTGGCGAGGTTAATGAGGAATACGTGTGAGTGTGGGAGTTTTAGAGGTTTTCATTTCAAAGATCTTATTCACTTTGAAAtgttacaatttgcggatgatacggtGCTTATTTGTGACGGTTCATGGTCAAATTTATGGTGCATTAAAGCAATTCTTCGATGTTTTAAGTTTGCATCTGGTTTATGTATTAATTTGTGCAAGAGTAGTatatttggtttgaatttgaaagacGCCTTTCTTGATGCTGCTTCGGGTGTTTTGACTCTTGAAATCAGAAAAGTGTTGTTTCTTTTTCTCGATATTCCGTTGGGAACTAATCATAGACGCAAAGATACTTGGTATTTAGTGATTTCCAAATTGAGGAGTAGGATCTCTTCATGGAATGGGAAGAACCTTTATTTGGGTGGCAAG GGATGTGGTTGGAGTATGCAATCTTTGGGTGGGAGAGGAGGCTTAGTTTCTCAAGAGCGTTTCTTATAA
- the LOC131612401 gene encoding gibberellin-regulated protein 13-like produces MATKICIVLLFLVQMLLLPLQNHAEIIVSTVEVPAPQPSKNSNTTQFPNQGITEGSLQPQECGPRCSDRCSNTQYKKPCLFFCQKCCAKCLCVPPGTYGNKQVCPCYNNWKTKRGGPKCP; encoded by the exons ATGGCAACAAAAATATGCATTGTTTTACTCTTCCTAGTTCAAATGCTACTTCTTCCTCTACAAAACCAT GCAGAGATTATTGTATCCACTGTTGAGGTTCCAGCTCCACAACCTAGCAAAAACAGTAACACTACTCAATTTCCCAAT CAAGGAATCACTGAAGGAAGTCTTCAACCACAAG AATGTGGACCGCGTTGCAGTGATAGATGCTCAAACACACAATACAAGAAACCATGTTTGTTCTTCTGTCAAAAGTGTTGTGCTAAATGTTTGTGTGTGCCTCCTGGAACTTATGGAAATAAGCAGGTTTGTCCTTGCTACAACAATTGGAAGACCAAAAGAGGAGGACCCAAATGCCCTTAA